One uncultured Carboxylicivirga sp. genomic window, CCTGGATAGCCTCATTGGTTGGAACATATACTGTATAATTAAAAGTATTGAAGAAACGGATGTTATAATCAATTCCGAAGTAGTTGGTTTTCCTAACAAATACTACTGATGTAGAAGTAGATGGAAATCCATTTAATAATTCGAAGAATTTACTGAATTCAGGGGTTTCACTCAATACTTTATAAACCGAACGAACCGGAGTTTGAAGTGGCTTATCAATTAAATATGTGTTACCATTATTTTGTCCATAGACATCCAGTATATTAACATCCAAATTATTTGCAACATCAAAACCAGCTTGTACTTTTAGATTACCGTCGTTAGAAACCTTAAGAACATTGTTTCCTTTGGTAAAATAAAAATTATCACCTGTTTCAACATCACCAATTACAATGTGATTATCTAACAGATCAAGTAATCGATTAGAAATAAAATCTGTATTAGTGATTACACTTAATGAATCACCAATAACTCCAGTACTGATATCGTAACTATATACAGTTGCATTTACTGCACCGGTTGTTTCATTATACCAATATTTTAATGCTCCAGGAACATCTTTACTGTATGCAATTGGATCTATATAACGACTAAAGTACTCATCAGAAGGCACGAAGAAAGAATAAGTATTTTCAAGTGAATTCAAATATAATCTGAATTCATTCTGACGAACAGCCCAGTTAAATACTTTAGTTTTTCTACCAAACAATACAGGAGCATATACTGAAACATAATCATCGGGAGGAAAAACTTTATTGGTATGATAAACCAAACCATTTACTCCAACATAAGTGCTTTCGATATCAGCATCAGAAATCTCAATTTTTGAGTTCTCTGTATCCTTCATATCTTCAAACTGTGAAGGAATACTACCATTGAAAGACAGTCGTAAGTGACGGTTCATTAATAATGCAAGAATGTCATCAGGCACATCTTCCCACGAACCATAACGTTCATTTAAGATACGGCCAGTACCATTTTCCCAATAATCATTCATAGCAGCATCGGTTGGCACAAGCAATGTACCCATATCAGCCTGAAGTCCTGTATTTTCAGCAGTATATCGATTACTACCTGGGCTAAAATTCAACAAATACTCGTCCCCGATAGTATTTCCGTCAATAGACCATGTATATCCCTCAGGGTATTTATATAAATAGGATTTTACAAAAATACTATCATCTGTATTATGTTTTAAGTTATAGGTTTCACTTAAATCCTCATCATACCATCCAAAGCTGAAACGATCCAGTAATTTTGAAAAAACAGTTGAGTTAGCGTAATGGTGCACATGTTCAGCCATATTATCGCGAGGCAACATTACATCCTGCAATACATGTACATATCCATTCTTACAAACTATATCCCTTTCAACAACAGGAATGTCAAAAACATGGGCATCATTTGTACTTCTTTCCTGACCTGTAATGATTTTGAAATCAGAATTGCTAATACCTTTTGTCTTTAGCATTTTTTCGAAGAAGTAGACAATTGGTGCTGATTGATTATCTTTTACAATCTTCATTCCAGTATTTCTGTAACGATCCCAGTAGCTAACCCAAGGTCCTTGAACTGGCAAATCGGTCCCAGAGTCAAAACTAACGCTGTCAACCGGATCACTAGCAGTCGTTCTTCTTAAAGCAGAACCGTATTGTAAAGTTCCACCATAATTAAAATTAGATAATGTTTCAATCAAATAAGCATTATCAATCATACCGAATTTCAGAATCATATTCTTCTCCGTAAGAGTTAAATCTTCATAAGAAGTTACTCCCCAGGCATTGTTCTGAAAAAATCTCTCGAATGCATCGTCATCAGCAACAAAAAGAGTCTTACTACCGGTTCTTGACAAAATTTCTTTGTAATCCTTCGTATCCTCTATCAGTTTCACATATGTCTCGAAATTACCGTTGGATTTCAGATAGTCATAGATACTTGCTCCCAACCATTCAGGTTCTTCTTCATCGTATCTGAATACATCATCCTTACAGGAAATAACTCCAAAACACGTCAGTAATATAAAAGCAAATAATATTGCCTTACCGACTTGCCATTCCCTAAAATTATTTTTCATCCTTTGAATTAATTTCATAATCTACTTTCATAAAATTATGGACAGTTAATACATGATTTTTATTTATTTTTTAATTCTTAACAAGATTAAAATTGGCATATCATCATTTTACCATGTCAAAACTATTTGACAGCTGTTAATTATTGTTACATTTTTTCGATTATTACTATACTGAATTTGATTCTGTGTTCATTTATATTCATTTAAAATAACTTCACCACCTTTTAATTACCTTATTATCTGTATGATTCGAATTGATTTTATTTTACATCTTATCAAATCGATTATCAATAAAGAATAATGTCGTTATTTGAACATTTTTGAAATAGTGAACATTTTTTATACTTTTTAAATTGGACACAGATATAGAACAATAATGTTATTTTAACGTTTCACAAGATTATTTAAATTAAGATTTACAGACTATCAATTTTTCGTCAGTTAAGCATACAAATTCAGCAGAGCCAATTTATCGTCAAACAACTATATTAAAGATCTGAATACATAGACCTTAAGATTTAAAATCATTTTAAAATAAATATTTAATTTTCTCATTTTGCAGCAAAAACATCTCTACAAAAACGAAATCATATAACTAAAAAAAGGTTGTAAAAGTGAAATCGTATCACCTTTACAACCCTCTTCTACTTTAATATTTATTGTTTAATGATTTTTTGCAAATAGTCTTCACCAACTTTAATCAGATAAACACCAGGCGATAGTTTGCTCAGATCAATTGATGCATTTACCACTTCTTCAATAACCGTTTGCCCGGCCATATCAATTACCTGTACCTTTAGTTCATCTGTCAGGTCGATGTATAAAATATCTTTTACCGGGTTCGGATATACATTCAAACCCTTATATTTACTCTCTCCTAACCCCGTTATCACCTGATCGGCGGACAAATCCATTATCATCCACCCCATTTTATCCTGCAGTACAGACGAAATACCATTTGAGGTTTCTCTTAGTCTGGCAATTTTAAATGCATTACTTACACTTGTATTTGGATAATATCTAACGTTAGAAGCAAATGAATTTGATTTTGTTAACAAGCTTCCAAAAACAACAGGATCAGCATAGGTTTCATCATATGTTACTGAAATAGGTGTTGTAACAATACCAGCACCATCTTCGGTTGATCCAACTGTTACTCTTTTGGTACCAATAACTCCTTGTCCTTTTTCAATGGCTAAAAAGTCAACATTCTCAGCAAAAGTAGCCGTAGTAATGCTCTGTTCACTCATTAAACACAGTTCGAAACCAGTTGTTGTCACATTCTGAATAGCTACAGTGGTAGGAAAGAAAGTTCCGTTACTCACTTGTGTGCAAAATACCACCGGCACGGTTTCAAATTCTTCAGTAAAAGAAACAGAAACCCAATCTCTTTGAATTCCGCTAACTTGACCTACCTCACCTTTCAATCCTCCAAAATCATACACCCCACTATTTAAAGCTAAAGCTGCTACATCATCCGTTGAAGACAATGTTGGATCATTCAGGTATGTCCATGTATCTATCTGAAACTGGAAAGTAGTTGTTGAAACACTATTTACTCTTTGTGTCATTGGGTAGACATTATTAAATGTCTGTGCACCCATAATTATACGAGGAGTAGTAGTAAACTTCTCTGAGAAATAACATGAAGTCCAGTCTGTATTATTCAACTGCATCTCACCGGTCTGTATGGCATTGATTCCTCCTGTCTGAAAATATGAAACTTCATTTGAACTCAAATACTCTCCATCACTTTTCAACAAACTTATTCTATAAGTAACTCTTCCACTATTAGTTGGATCAACTGGATCTAAGTAATACAACACACTTACATCGTCACTATAATATATTTCTTCATAAGATCCATCATTGATTTTTTTCTCAATTTTATATGCCTTACTTAGTTCACCATTCGGATCTGTCCATGAAAGACGCATATTATTTGATAATGAAAGATATCTGAAAGTTAGTGTTGGATCGCTATAATTCCATCCTGGTATAATATCATATTGTCCTGTATAAGCAATTGGAGCATTATGATCTCTGTAGTACTCACCAAAAGGCGTAAGCACAACATCATATCCATTACCATCCTGATATAACACAGGTGCATCTTTAATCCAGTCAGCTCTTTGATTACCTGTACTTATCCATTCTGAATAATCAGCATCAATTGTAACTACCATAGCCCGGCAATCCTGCACCCAGTCATAAAAATAATAACGTTCGATAAATGAACAGGTATCCAAAACATTAAGAATAGCCTTCATATTACTAAGTTGCTTGGCAACGTTATTAGTTGTCGCAAGTCTGGTATCATTATCCGGCCAGGTTTCTGTTGTCCAGTTGGCTCCATTATTCATCTCTGTAATCCATATCGGACGTCCACCACATCGGTCGTGATAATCTTTTAGAGTACTATACCAACCTGAAGCAGAACTATTCCAATAAGAGTGAACAGCAACAAAATCTACCCTGTAGTTTTCGTCTTCACATGCTGCAACATAATCAAAAAGGTTTTTTCCAGTATTACCCGACCATGCATTTGCATAAGCAGGTGATCCAACACGTAAGCCTGAACCATACATACCAGGCCAAATAGCAATCATATCAGCATGTGTCATGTTTGACTGGTCCGATTGATCTGGTTCATTATAACCCAACAAATGAGTAATATTCTGTTTATTATTAATATCAGTCCAACCTGGCCATCCTCCATTCTGACGAATGGCAGCATATTCATAATTATCTGAACTAGCACCTCCAATATTCCAATCGTAGTATCCTGTACCATTAATAATATTCGGATCCCATCCAGCTTTTCCTTTTTTAGTTACCCATTGATGTTTAAAGACTCTTATAAAAGAAACCGAACCAAGTAATTCGCCTGGCATATTAATTTCTATATCTGCATCATGAGCAATAAAAACACGGCTATAGCCAGATCCATCAGCATTATTTGCAAAAGTAGCCTGATATCCCCTCTTTAGTTTAAAAGAACGAATAGAATTATCAAAATCACCTAAACTATTATAATAGGTATGTATTGCATACTGATAAGAATCACCCGTAAAATCATCACCGGTGTAAACTGTTAAAGGTTTAAAAGATGAACCGTGTGGCATTAATACAGCTCCATGACCATAAATAGCCACTCTACCATTTGTACCCTGAACAAAAGGTGAACCATTAACCATTACGTTAGCAAGATAATTAGCAATAACGTCCGAAGGCTTTATATTATCAAAGAAAACCCATGCATCTACATTATTCAACGACACAGTACTATTTACAAAAGGTGCATCACTTGAGGTAATATGTAATTCCTTTGCTACATCAAGAACTCTTGTTTCATCTGTTAACTGCGCTACTGTCTCTACTTCTATAGCCATAACCGGCATGGATATTAAAGTAAAAAACATTAAAAAGGTAAAAAGAATTTTTTTCATCATTCAAAACTTAATCTAGTTCCTAAATATTTTCCCCTAAGCGTTAATCAACAAACTCAACATTAAAAATTAAAATGAATATACTAATGTTAATATTCGTAAAATTAACGGCTGCAAATTAGCATCTCAAACACATAAACTCTTGAACAAATCAATAAAAAAGTGTCACTTTTTCTCTATTATTATTACAAATCAAATATCAAATCACACATCTTTTACCAACGAATTCAAATCCAAAAACCCTATACCACAATGCATTTCAACGCTTTCTACCCAACTCACAATGATGAAACTCTGATTATTAAACAACCAATAATCTATAATGTTAAATAATTAAAATAAAAAAGCGATGAACCAAATCTAATTCATCGCTTTAAATATTTTAGGTGCAATTATTATTTGTATTGCTCTGCTTTTTCTTTTTCACCTAAACGTGTATAAATATTAGAAATTGCTGGTTTCAAGTTTGTTTTACCATCGTTATAGGCCACCAACAAATACTTTAAAGCTTCCTGGTACACAGCTTTAGCCTGATCCTGAGATTTCAAATAATTTGTATAATCAACTCTCGTAGGAGCTTTCTTAGCTTCATACTTCGCCTTTTCTTTTTTAAACATCTCAGAACCTTGCTTGTACAAATAAATACCTGCGCCCATATTGGCACCTACATGATCCGGTTCAATTTTTAATATTTTAGCATACATTTCGTACGCACTTTTTTCATCATCAAGATTCTGGTATGCTACTCCCTTATAATATAAAAACTTTGTTTCTTCAGGATAAATAGCAATTAACCCATCTGCTTCTTTTAAAAGAGCATCATAATTCTTAATTCTTAAATAATGTTGAGCAAGGCTTTGAGAAATCTCTGTTTTGAAATCCGGAAATGATTTCATTTTTGCCATTAAAGCCCATTCATAATTTTCAGAATCATCGACATTCTTGGTTAAATTGATCAACTGATCATAGATATCCAAACGTGGCACATTATAAACTATAGCTTGTTTATAATTTTCAATGGCTTCTGCAGGTTTATTCAAATTTTCGTAAGATAAGCCAGCATAACTATATGCCATAGAAATATTAACACTATCCAAACTCTCTTTTGAACTAAGTACCTTATTACTTAACTCCAGAGCTCCCTCATACTTTCCATCGAGAAAAGTTGATTTAACTTTATTTAAATCATCATTCATTTCCTGTGCTCCTATACTAACCGCAATAAACAGAAGTACGAAGCATGCAAAAGATTTAATCATATTTTAATTGTTTTGGTTCTATTTCACAAATCAAAGTAACCACTTTTCTTTTAATAATACAGCCTGTACATATACATACAAGCTTGGGATATTGACAATTCGCCATTAAAATGTTCACTTATCCAACAAAATTAAGAATTCACTACAAAACAAGCAGACAGATTAAAGAAACGAAGTTAACAGATCGATTTTGTATTATTATTTATCGATTTGATACTAGCGCAGCCAATTATGTGCTATTTATTCGATGAATATATTCAAGCAACAATAAACCTTCTTATTTAACTTTGATTAACATTCCTAAAGGTATTTTTTCAACTTGAAAACAAATACAAAAAGGATATAAACCAATGATAATTTATTTATAATCTAATTCACATTTTTATGAAAAAAAGATTTTTACTTTTTACACTACTGTTTGCAATGACACAGTTTTTTGTCTTAAAAGCTCAAACAGATGTTACGGATACATATTTAACAAATGCAGGTTTTGACAGTAATTGTACTTATACAATTAGTTCAACAGATACAAACCTGGGAACATCAGATAATACAGGAGCTACTGTAATAACTGTAGATGGTTGGACTAGCAACTATGCAGGTTGGTCTGCTGGAGCATCATTCGAATATGGTACTATAACTACACTCAATGGAAATACAATACCTTCAACAGATCCAGATGGAGCATCTGGAACAAGTGAAGGTGGTTTAGGAGTATGCGCTGCATGGGCAGGAAGTACTTATTACACCCAGAGTGTGACTCTACCTGCTGGTACATATACTTTAAAATATAAAGTAAATAATTTCGGGCCGGTAACAGCAGGAACAAGTCTTGCAGGCTTTACTCCTGATGCAGGAACTGCTTCATTATCTACTCTTTCTGATATTGTAATTGATGGTTCTTGGGTAACAGATGAAATAACATTTGTTCTGACAACTGAAACTACTGGAGTAATACAGATAGGTATCTTAAGTGTTAATGCAGGTTCAGGCGGTAATGGACGATTTATATTTGACGATGTTCAATTATTTTTCACGGCTGAAGTTGACAAATCAAATCTTCAATCATTAGTAGATGAAGCAACAACCATGTACAGCAACCAGGAAGCAGTGCCTGATGGATCAACTGTTTATGCCGATCTTAATACAGCAATAGTAGCTGCTCAGGCTGTATTAGATAACACAGATGCTACACTTGCCGAAGTTGTTGCAGAGGAAGAAGCTCTTCAAGCAGCAATAACTGATGTTGAAAATGCCGTTGAATTGCAGCAAAAGATTACAACATGGACTACTCTGCCTTATGATGCTACTTCCGAAATTGTTAACCCTAGTTTCGAAACAGGAAATACGGATGGATGGGTTAACATTGGTGGTTTCGTAGGACAAAACAATACTTCTTTTAGTTTAAAAGCCGGAACGTATTATGTTGAAAAATGGCAAAGCTCAGGTAATTGGTCAGGTCTTAAACTTTCTCAAGTAATTGAAAATATCCCAAATGGAGTTTACAAACTAACCGCTGCTGCTCTTAATAACCCTGAAGGTACAGGTGGTGCATTTATTTATGCTAATGATATTAGAGCTGAGGTAACAGGAACCGCAGATTATACACTTGAAGTAACTGTAGATAACAATACTTTGGAAGTTGGTTACGACATTGTTAACTCAGGTAATTACATTGCTGTTGATAATTTCCGTTTATCATATATAAGTGATGGCTCACCTGTTATTGATATTGCAGAATCTTACCTTGCATTCGATGAATTTGAAACCACCGCAACATTAACTGTAACAGGATACAACCTTACTGAAAGCATCGCTCTAACTGCTCCAACAGGATTCTCTTTGGATGTTTCTTCACTTGCATCGGATGCAACAGGTGAAACAGTTACAGTTACTTTTGATGCTTCAGCAACTACTTCCGGTAATATTGAACTATCTAGTGGAACAGCATCTGCTTCAATTCCTGTATATGCTCGCTTAAATTCAGATAAATTCACTCCATATTTTGGTGACAGAGAAAACCTTGTAGCCGATGCATATTGTTCAGACAGAAGTTTGTATGGAGGATGGGGATCAGTTGTTACAACTACAAATGAAGCTGAAGTATATTGTGGTAAAGCTTCAATTAAATTAGGTACTGGTGGTACAGGTTGTGATGCAGCATTTGATATTAATCCTTTTGCATACAAAGCTAATACTACCTACAGAGTTAGGGCAATGGTTAAAACAGTGGATGGTTCAATTGGATTTTTAGCAAATAGTGCTGATCCAAATTATAATGACGCATTTGACACTGGTGGTGAATGGCAACAAATTGATTTCTACTTCTCAACAGGGGCTGCACCTTCTGCAAGTTTTGTAACATTCAACAAATGTGATAACGGTTCAAATTGTACATATGCTTATATTGACAATTATGAAATTTACGAAGTAAATAATGATGCCACACTATCAGCTATTACATTAAATGTTGGTGGATTAGATATCGCATTTGATCCTGCAACAACTACCTACACTGCTACTGTTCCATCAGGCACAGAAACAGTAACTGTTGACGCGACTTTAAGCGATGAAAGTGCAATGATTTCTGGCACCGGCGATGTTGATGTTTCAACCGGAACAGGTGTAGCAACAATAGTTGTAACTGCAGAAAGTGGTGCTAAAACAACTTACACTGTTACAATCAATGTTGATTCAGCAACAAAATTGTCAAAAATTGGTCAGAATGCTGTTAAAGTTTATCCAACATTAACAACATCAGGTATCAATGTTGAATTCAGTGATAAGCCAGGCATGATTAAACTTTACAGCTTATCGGGACAATTAATTAAAACAGTTAAAGCAACATCTCAAATTGAGACTATTCAATTATCAACAGCAGGTATCTACCTTGTTGAAGTTGAAAGTAATGGTGCTAAAACCATACTTAAGGTTGTTAAAAAATAAGATTAACAATAGTACTGAAAAAGGGTTACCAAATGTGGTAACCCTTTTTTTATTTCCTTATTTCTATTATTGCCCGAATTTGTAGTAGTAATTTTAAATTTTATACACTCCTTACTTATCTGTCCTTCCTACTTTTACGATGTTAACTAAAGTGCAATATGAACTATTGCACTATTTTTTTAATACCTTTTGTAAACATTATCTATGAAAACATTCATGAAGCCTTATAACACCTGGCTAATTTTAGTAATCATTGGAATCATTGGTTCTAATAATATCTTAGCTCAAAGTGTTACACTAACCCACTCATATACTTTCGAGGATGGAACTGCAAAAGACATTGCAGGCAATGCAGATGCAACTGTATATGGGGGTACTATTTCGGATGGTTTATATACAACCTCTAATCAAGGTGAATATATTTCACTACCCGCATCTGATATTGCTATTAACGGATATACAGCTATTACCATTGAGGCATTAATAACAGCCGGAGATGGAACCAATCCGGGTAATACAATGATGTATTATCTTGGAAATACAAATTCATCTGGTTATGGAACTTATGGCTATTTTGCATCATTGGCCAGAGCCGATAACAAGAGTCGTGCAGCAATATCTTGTTCCGATTCATCACCCTGGAGTTACGAAAGTGGTGCAGACGGTACGGAATTAGATGATGGTGAATCACATTATATTGTGAGTACGCTGACTAATGATGCTATCACCCTCTATATTGATGGTCAATTAGCTCAAAGCACTACTCTATCGTCAACCAATAAAATTGAATACCTGAGTAATGCTTTTGCCTATTTATGCAAAAGTGGATACAGTGCTGATCCAACCTGGTTGGGTTCAATTGAGGAATTTAATATCTATAATGGTGCTTTCACTGCCGACATGGTTACTAATAATTATACCAGTGCTAATCTTACAGGAATTACTCTTGGTGCTGGAGAACTATCCCCGGCTTTTGATCCCGCTATTACCGAGTATACTGTAACCTTACCTGAAGGTACATCATTTGTAACGGTTGAAGGTGCGAAAGAAGTAAATGCCGCCAGCCTTATTGGTGAAGGTATTATTAATACATCTTCCGGTACAGGCATGGCTAATCTTGAAGTAACTGCCCTAGATGGTTCAACTGTAAAAACCTATACTATAAACTTTACTGTTGATGGTAATTATGGCATGTACCTTCCGGGAGGAACAGATGGAAGCTCAAGCAATATTGATATCTCAGGTCTTTCATTAACTACTTTGCCTTTGACAGTTGAAATGTGGATTAAACCGGAAGGTGATCAAAATGCATACGCTGGATTGTTTTACCATAGAGGAACAAGTAATGCTGGTTTGCAATATGCTGCCGGATGGCAAGGTACAAATCTTCTACGTCTTAATTTTGGTGGTAATTCGTTATTAACCGATGCTGTTAAACCCGATCAATGGCACCATGTGGCTTGTGTTATAACAAGTACCTCTAATACTATTTATCTGGATGGGAAAGAATATACTCAGACTGGATTAAGTCAATCAGCTTATGACTTTAGTGCAGACAACCTCTTTTTAGGATGGGACATGGCTGTGGCAGACAGAACATTCAATGGCACCATCAACGAAGTTAGAGTATGGAAACAAGCCAGAACAGCAGAACAGATTCTATCAAATAAATACGAAGTTTTGGTTGGAACCGAAACTGATCTTGTTGCTTATTACAGTTTCGATGATCAGGCAGCATCATCTATTACAGATTTAACAGCAAACGCTCACGCTGGTACCATTAATGGTGGTGTTTATGTTCCTGCTTATACAACAACTGACACCGATGCTGATGGAATACCTGATTTTATTGATAACTGTCCTTTTAATGTCAACTACGATCAGGCAGATATAGATGGTGATGGAATTGGTGATGTTTGCGATGACGATCGTGATGGCGATGGCATTGCTGACAGCATAGATAATTGTCCTGAAGTGGCCAATGCTGATCAGGAAGATCTGGATGAAGATGGAATTGGTGATGTATGTGACCCTGAATTCCCTTCAGATTTAAATTTCGCCATGAAATTACCCGGTGGTTCAGATGGTAGTTTAAGCAACATTGATATCTCAGGTTTGAATCTATCCACCTTACCTTATACTATCGAAATGTGGATTAAACCGGATGGATCGCAGATTGACAATACGGGTATAATTTACCATAGAGGCACTGGAAATGCAGGTATACAATATTCATCAAGCTGGCAAGGATCTGGCAAGCTTCGATTCATGACTAATATTTCAGGCGATTATGGAACGGTGACCGACGAAGTTACTACTGACACATGGCATCATGTTGCTGTTGTTCTTACTTCAACAACAAGAACTGTATACATGGATGGCAAATCGTATTCTCAGACAATAAACAACAGTGCTTATGATTTCTCCACCGGAGCTTTATATTTAGGTTGGGACAGCGGGGCTTCAAACAGGGCTTTTAAAGGTATTATTGAGGATGTTCGTATATGGAATACTGCCCGTTCAGCACAGGAAGTGGAAGACAACCAGTTTACGCTTTACACTGGAGACGAAGAAGGATTAGTTGCCTATTATAATTTTGATGATCGAAATTTATCTCAGGTAACAGATGCAACCTCTAATGCAAATCATGGAGTTATAAATGGTGGAATATATGTATTATCCAATATTTATACTTCGATGCAGTATGTTCAATCTACCACATCACAACCTTCAGGATTTGTGAATACTGGTGAAAGCGTTATCATGTGTGTCGAGATTGAAACCAATCATTTTCAGGATGCAATTTCTGTAACTCAATTTGATCTTTCTGCAATCGGAACAACCAACTATTCTGATATTGAGAATGTGAAAATTTATGCTGCAGGTACCGATTCTCTTTTCACAACAAATACTCTGATTGGAGAAACGGGTTCTTCTTTAAGTGCAGCTGATTTCACAGTTGATTGTGATTATTCACTTGAATATGGTAAAAACTATTTCTTTGTTGTTTTTGATGTTGCCAACAATGCTACCAATGGTAATCAACTTGATTTGGTTTGTAACAGTATTACAGTTGATGGCATAGTTGAAACACCTTCTGTTACCTCACCGGAAGGTGTTCTGGAAATCAACTCTGATATATTTATACATAACCAAAAGTTCTCATTCGATGTAGTTAGTTACGATGCTTATACATCATCTAACGGAACCAACTTTGTATCCTTTCAGCAAAATGCATTGATGACCTACAAAGGCTATCAATACATTACCTATTGGAACCAGTCTGCTCATGTTTGTATGGCTCGTAAAAAATTACCTTCTGGTAGTTGGGAAGAAATTGAGTTTACTGATTTCACCTCATCGCATGATTTAAGTGATAATCACTACAATATTTCATTTGGAATATGTGCTAATGATGGAACTATTCATATTTCCTATGATCATCATAATGATGCGCTACATTATCGTAAATCAACAGTTGATTTAACAAACGATCCGGATAATGCCAATTGGTCAACTGCTTCATTTGGAGCTAATCAGGGATATTTAGTCAGTGGCAGTTATATTACTGCTAGTTCTCCTTATTACGGAGGAGTTACCTACCCTCGTTTTATCAGCAAGCCTGATGGAAACTTATTATTCGAATACCGAAGCGGTATTAGTGGAGATGGGAACTCTCATTTGTATGAATACAATGGAGAATGGACATACATTGGTGAATATATGCATGGCCGTACTGGCACCAGCACTGATTATTCTTC contains:
- a CDS encoding glycosyl hydrolase, with the translated sequence MMKKILFTFLMFFTLISMPVMAIEVETVAQLTDETRVLDVAKELHITSSDAPFVNSTVSLNNVDAWVFFDNIKPSDVIANYLANVMVNGSPFVQGTNGRVAIYGHGAVLMPHGSSFKPLTVYTGDDFTGDSYQYAIHTYYNSLGDFDNSIRSFKLKRGYQATFANNADGSGYSRVFIAHDADIEINMPGELLGSVSFIRVFKHQWVTKKGKAGWDPNIINGTGYYDWNIGGASSDNYEYAAIRQNGGWPGWTDINNKQNITHLLGYNEPDQSDQSNMTHADMIAIWPGMYGSGLRVGSPAYANAWSGNTGKNLFDYVAACEDENYRVDFVAVHSYWNSSASGWYSTLKDYHDRCGGRPIWITEMNNGANWTTETWPDNDTRLATTNNVAKQLSNMKAILNVLDTCSFIERYYFYDWVQDCRAMVVTIDADYSEWISTGNQRADWIKDAPVLYQDGNGYDVVLTPFGEYYRDHNAPIAYTGQYDIIPGWNYSDPTLTFRYLSLSNNMRLSWTDPNGELSKAYKIEKKINDGSYEEIYYSDDVSVLYYLDPVDPTNSGRVTYRISLLKSDGEYLSSNEVSYFQTGGINAIQTGEMQLNNTDWTSCYFSEKFTTTPRIIMGAQTFNNVYPMTQRVNSVSTTTFQFQIDTWTYLNDPTLSSTDDVAALALNSGVYDFGGLKGEVGQVSGIQRDWVSVSFTEEFETVPVVFCTQVSNGTFFPTTVAIQNVTTTGFELCLMSEQSITTATFAENVDFLAIEKGQGVIGTKRVTVGSTEDGAGIVTTPISVTYDETYADPVVFGSLLTKSNSFASNVRYYPNTSVSNAFKIARLRETSNGISSVLQDKMGWMIMDLSADQVITGLGESKYKGLNVYPNPVKDILYIDLTDELKVQVIDMAGQTVIEEVVNASIDLSKLSPGVYLIKVGEDYLQKIIKQ
- a CDS encoding fasciclin domain-containing protein, which codes for MKNNFREWQVGKAILFAFILLTCFGVISCKDDVFRYDEEEPEWLGASIYDYLKSNGNFETYVKLIEDTKDYKEILSRTGSKTLFVADDDAFERFFQNNAWGVTSYEDLTLTEKNMILKFGMIDNAYLIETLSNFNYGGTLQYGSALRRTTASDPVDSVSFDSGTDLPVQGPWVSYWDRYRNTGMKIVKDNQSAPIVYFFEKMLKTKGISNSDFKIITGQERSTNDAHVFDIPVVERDIVCKNGYVHVLQDVMLPRDNMAEHVHHYANSTVFSKLLDRFSFGWYDEDLSETYNLKHNTDDSIFVKSYLYKYPEGYTWSIDGNTIGDEYLLNFSPGSNRYTAENTGLQADMGTLLVPTDAAMNDYWENGTGRILNERYGSWEDVPDDILALLMNRHLRLSFNGSIPSQFEDMKDTENSKIEISDADIESTYVGVNGLVYHTNKVFPPDDYVSVYAPVLFGRKTKVFNWAVRQNEFRLYLNSLENTYSFFVPSDEYFSRYIDPIAYSKDVPGALKYWYNETTGAVNATVYSYDISTGVIGDSLSVITNTDFISNRLLDLLDNHIVIGDVETGDNFYFTKGNNVLKVSNDGNLKVQAGFDVANNLDVNILDVYGQNNGNTYLIDKPLQTPVRSVYKVLSETPEFSKFFELLNGFPSTSTSVVFVRKTNYFGIDYNIRFFNTFNYTVYVPTNEAIQAAIDAGDLSTWDVIDAISDITEKQNEIEKMERFLRYHFQDNSVFVGGPVIGTASKPYTYQSSTINLDKAPGDTYFGTYVNKYFKIGVYQDGQDIYLTTDWKPGVDEDPYTAKVLKTSGLYNILVRDYVFNNNPSNFREIDGSGSGSSAFNSSRIITSSTAVIHQIDKVLKFE